The genomic stretch ATGAGGACGAAGGGCTTGAACGAGGAGCCGGGCTGTCGTCCCGAGCCGCCGCGGCCCGTGGCCACGTCGTAGCCATGGTTGGATGCGGGGTTGCCCGAGACGAGCGCCCGCACGTCGCCGGTATTCGGATCCATCGCCACCACCGCCGAGGTGAACTTCCCGCCCGTGTCCGGCAGCCGCGCCGCCACCGCCGCCTCGGCGTTCTGTTGCATCGTCGGATCCAGCGTGGTGGTGATGTTCAGCCCACCCTTGTTGAGGGTGTTCAGGCGCTCCGCCGGGCTCGTGCCGAGGAAGTCGAAGCGGTGGTCGGTCACATCCGACAGGGAGGCCTTGACCTCGGCGACAAAGGGGCTGTCCTGCTGGTTGGCGGGCTGGTTGATCGACGAGGGCACCGGTGTCGTCTTGTACTGGTCGGCCTGGGCGGTGGTCAGGTGCCCGTTGGCCACCATTCCCGCCAGGATCTGATCACGCCGTTGGGTCGCCGCTGCTGGGTGGTGAAGGGGGTCGTAGCCGACGGGGTTGCGGATCATGCCGGCCAGCAGGGCCGCCTGGCCCGCGTCGAGCTGGCCCACGTCGCGCCCGAAGTAGGTCTGGGCCGCAGCCTGGACCCCATAGGCCCCGTTGCCCAGATAGACCGTGTTGAGGTAGCGCTCGAGGATCTGGTCCTTGGACATCTGCTGCTCGAGGCGGTAGGCGAGCACCGCCTCGTGCACCTTGCGGTTGACGCTCCGCTGCGAGTTGAGGACGGCGTTCTTCACCAGTTGCTGGGTGATAGTAGAGCCACCCTGCAGGCCTCCGCCGTTGCTCACGTCACTCGTGAAGGCCCGGAGGATGGAGCGGAAGTCAAGGGCACCATGCTGGTAGAAGTTGGCATCCTCGGCGTCCAGCACCGCGTGGACCACGGTGGGTGGAACCTGGGACAGGGTGACCGGGGCCCGGTAGTCCGCGTCCTGGAGCACCGCCAGCAGGTCCCCCTTGGTGTCGTAGATCCTGGACGGCAGGTTGAGCGGCCTGAGCTGGACCGGGTCGGCCACCGCGGCGTTGTGGGTGGCTCCGACGGACAGCCGGACGACCGGCACGAGCACCAACGTCCCCAGCCCCAACGCGGTCCCGCCAGCCACGCAGGTGATCACGAAGTGTCTCAGTTTGTCCATTTTACGGGTTCACGGTAACTGAGAGGACCACCACTCCAGCATCGGCCCCTCAGTGTGGCCCAGGAGAATGCCACGCGCTCGGAGCACCGATCAAGGGATCCGAAATGGC from Acidimicrobiales bacterium encodes the following:
- a CDS encoding transglycosylase domain-containing protein — translated: MDKLRHFVITCVAGGTALGLGTLVLVPVVRLSVGATHNAAVADPVQLRPLNLPSRIYDTKGDLLAVLQDADYRAPVTLSQVPPTVVHAVLDAEDANFYQHGALDFRSILRAFTSDVSNGGGLQGGSTITQQLVKNAVLNSQRSVNRKVHEAVLAYRLEQQMSKDQILERYLNTVYLGNGAYGVQAAAQTYFGRDVGQLDAGQAALLAGMIRNPVGYDPLHHPAAATQRRDQILAGMVANGHLTTAQADQYKTTPVPSSINQPANQQDSPFVAEVKASLSDVTDHRFDFLGTSPAERLNTLNKGGLNITTTLDPTMQQNAEAAVAARLPDTGGKFTSAVVAMDPNTGDVRALVSGNPASNHGYDVATGRGGSGRQPGSSFKPFVLMAALENGYSPNDSIDGTSPCTIQLPSSGAYVANNAEPGAGVMNLWDATANSVNCAYIRLGVDVGLSKVADMAHRMGIPAKVRLTPSPSLSIGSYEVTPLEMASAYSTLAADGVHHTPSFIEKVTDSSNNVEFGGADKGERVVSAQDTRVATQALQGVVQRGTGTAAALSDRPVAGKTGTTDNLANAWFVGYTPQLVTAVWMGSPAGLVPMYGVGGVDVFGGTYPARIFHDFMSSTLSGQPVENFASPDPSQIGAGRFLIAQDSPGAITSPLPPPPPPGLPPVPLPPGVLPPPTPAPTTLPPTTRPPTTPPPPPPPPTTQPPPPPPPPTTTTTTTTQPSP